Proteins encoded in a region of the Nostoc sp. UHCC 0926 genome:
- a CDS encoding strawberry notch C-terminal domain-containing protein has product MKCPTLIKAIEQDLAALNAVVVQIVSTNEELLKRRLDEVPASEWKDLNLDLTPREYVMDYLMSAFPVHLHSIHSGVDGEERSEPVFDADGSPVISQEAVALRDALVDKLASLDPIPGALEQLLWHFGHKQIAEVTGRSKRVLKDDSGRLFVDSRGSGANIAETAAFMQGDKQILIFSHAGGTGRSYHADLNAANRRRRSHYLLEAGWRADNAIQGLGRSHRTNQASAPVFRPVTTNVIGERRFISTIARRLDSLGALTRGQRQTGGNGIFSVQDNLESNYAEHALYELFRQIYLGRFYEVPLGTFEQMTGLGLTSHEGGMKIDLPPLRQFLNRLLALRIDMQNIIFERFELLLSQ; this is encoded by the coding sequence ATGAAATGCCCTACCCTGATCAAAGCGATTGAGCAGGATCTTGCTGCTCTTAATGCGGTTGTTGTTCAGATCGTCTCGACTAATGAAGAATTGCTTAAGCGACGACTTGATGAAGTTCCTGCTTCGGAATGGAAGGATCTCAATCTTGACCTAACTCCACGGGAATACGTCATGGATTACCTGATGAGTGCTTTCCCTGTTCATCTTCATTCCATCCATTCTGGCGTTGATGGAGAAGAAAGATCCGAGCCAGTCTTTGACGCTGATGGCTCTCCGGTTATCTCCCAAGAAGCTGTAGCCTTGAGAGATGCCTTAGTAGACAAACTCGCCAGCCTTGATCCAATTCCTGGCGCACTAGAGCAGCTGCTATGGCACTTTGGTCACAAACAAATTGCCGAAGTAACTGGTCGCAGCAAGCGAGTTTTGAAAGATGATTCGGGGCGTTTGTTCGTTGATTCACGGGGTAGTGGCGCGAATATTGCTGAGACTGCTGCGTTTATGCAGGGAGACAAGCAAATCCTCATCTTCAGTCACGCTGGTGGGACAGGTAGAAGTTATCATGCTGATCTAAATGCTGCGAATCGTCGGCGGCGATCGCACTACCTGCTTGAAGCCGGCTGGAGGGCAGACAATGCAATTCAAGGACTTGGGCGATCGCACCGCACAAACCAAGCATCTGCACCCGTGTTCAGACCTGTAACCACTAACGTCATAGGTGAACGCCGCTTTATCTCAACCATCGCTCGAAGGCTGGATAGCTTGGGCGCTCTTACTCGTGGTCAACGGCAGACAGGTGGCAATGGGATATTCTCGGTACAAGATAATCTGGAGTCGAACTATGCAGAACACGCCCTGTATGAGTTATTCAGACAAATATACCTTGGTCGATTTTATGAAGTTCCACTAGGGACTTTTGAGCAAATGACTGGACTGGGCTTAACCTCTCATGAAGGCGGGATGAAAATCGACTTGCCCCCATTGCGGCAATTCCTCAATCGGCTGCTGGCTTTACGCATCGATATGCAAAACATCATTTTCGAGCGTTTTGAGTTGTTGCTAAGTCAGTAG
- a CDS encoding strawberry notch-like NTP hydrolase domain-containing protein, with protein sequence MGNAMAQSGTLGLVSASQQGIVGLRLQNALPQARVVYVSATGATKVSNLSYANPWGFGRLEISRLPPVRILWNPLRAVVSPRWKS encoded by the coding sequence ATGGGCAATGCGATGGCGCAGTCGGGGACACTCGGCTTAGTGAGTGCATCACAACAGGGCATTGTCGGGCTGCGGTTGCAAAACGCATTACCGCAGGCACGGGTTGTCTATGTCTCTGCGACTGGAGCGACGAAGGTTTCTAACCTATCTTATGCAAATCCCTGGGGCTTTGGCAGACTGGAGATTTCCCGTTTACCTCCCGTGAGGATTTTGTGGAATCCATTGAGGGCGGTGGTATCGCCGCGATGGAAGTCGTAG
- a CDS encoding strawberry notch-like NTP hydrolase domain-containing protein, with protein sequence MESIEGGGIAAMEVVARDLKALGLYLARSLSFEGVEYQTLEIELTPTQERIYNSYSDAFQIIHNNLEKALEACNITGAKTYNRAAKMLAKS encoded by the coding sequence GTGGAATCCATTGAGGGCGGTGGTATCGCCGCGATGGAAGTCGTAGCCAGGGATCTCAAGGCTTTAGGACTGTATCTGGCGCGGAGTCTCTCGTTTGAGGGGGTGGAGTATCAGACTCTCGAAATTGAGTTAACGCCCACGCAAGAACGGATTTATAATAGCTACTCCGATGCTTTTCAGATTATTCATAATAATTTAGAGAAGGCGTTAGAAGCTTGCAATATAACTGGCGCAAAAACGTACAATCGTGCTGCTAAGATGTTAGCCAAGTCGTAG